From a single Chitinophaga sp. Cy-1792 genomic region:
- a CDS encoding 1-deoxy-D-xylulose-5-phosphate reductoisomerase has translation MNKRKIAIFGSTGSIGIQALDVIAAHPDRFSVEVLTAQNNAELLIEQALKFKPNAVVIGNEEKYKQVKDVLFDKGIKVFAGAKSMVEVASWGSIDMMLAAIMGFAGLAPTMAAIEQGIPVALANKETLVCAGDIVMAAAARKNVPIIPVDSEHSAIFQCLLGEPLSKLEKVILTASGGPFLGKKPNFLINVKKDHALQHPNWSMGAKITIDSATLMNKGLEMIEAKWLFGLKAEDIEVVIHPQSIIHSMVQFVDGSLKAQMGLPDMKLPIQYALGFPDRLQNDFPRFNFRNYPQLTFEQPDTKTFRNLAIAMEAMYKGGNAACVMNAANEEVVNAFLKNRIGFLQMTEVIEETMAKVPFIEKPTLNDYYECDTAAREHAGSLINSIVI, from the coding sequence ATGAATAAACGAAAAATTGCCATCTTCGGGTCCACAGGATCTATTGGCATTCAGGCACTGGATGTGATAGCGGCACATCCCGACAGGTTTAGTGTGGAAGTACTCACCGCACAGAATAATGCTGAACTCCTGATCGAACAGGCGCTCAAATTCAAGCCTAATGCTGTTGTTATCGGTAATGAAGAGAAATACAAACAGGTTAAGGATGTACTGTTCGACAAAGGCATAAAAGTTTTTGCCGGCGCAAAATCTATGGTGGAAGTGGCTTCATGGGGAAGTATCGACATGATGCTGGCTGCTATCATGGGGTTTGCAGGTCTGGCACCTACCATGGCTGCCATTGAACAGGGTATCCCGGTAGCACTCGCCAACAAGGAAACCCTGGTATGTGCAGGTGATATCGTGATGGCTGCTGCTGCCCGTAAAAATGTACCTATTATACCGGTAGATTCTGAGCATTCTGCCATTTTCCAATGCCTGCTCGGAGAGCCGCTTTCCAAACTGGAAAAGGTGATCCTGACAGCATCCGGCGGACCTTTCCTTGGAAAGAAACCTAATTTCCTCATAAATGTGAAGAAAGACCATGCCCTCCAGCATCCTAACTGGAGCATGGGCGCTAAAATCACCATCGATTCTGCCACCCTCATGAACAAAGGGCTGGAAATGATCGAAGCCAAATGGTTGTTTGGTCTGAAAGCAGAAGATATCGAAGTGGTGATCCATCCGCAGTCTATCATTCACTCCATGGTACAATTCGTAGATGGTTCCCTGAAAGCACAGATGGGATTACCAGACATGAAACTGCCTATCCAGTATGCTTTAGGCTTCCCTGACCGTTTACAGAATGATTTCCCGCGGTTTAACTTCCGTAACTATCCGCAGCTTACATTCGAACAGCCGGATACCAAAACCTTCAGAAACCTGGCCATCGCCATGGAAGCCATGTACAAAGGCGGTAATGCTGCCTGCGTCATGAATGCTGCCAACGAAGAAGTAGTAAATGCATTCCTGAAAAACAGGATAGGATTTCTGCAGATGACCGAGGTGATCGAAGAAACAATGGCTAAAGTGCCGTTCATTGAAAAGCCGACACTGAACGATTATTACGAATGTGATACTGCAGCACGCGAACATGCGGGTTCTTTAATCAATTCCATTGTAATCTAA
- the rseP gene encoding RIP metalloprotease RseP — MSLDLILIKGGQLILSLSILVVLHELGHFIPAKLFKTRVEKFYLFFDPWFSLFKIKKGETEYGIGWLPLGGYVKISGMIDESMDKEQMAKPPQPWEFRAKPAWQRLIIMIGGVTVNILLAFFIYFMILWIHGYRYLPTKNLTYGIEVDSLGKSMGLQDGDKILSLDNKEVKEFAKIPGYMILHSTKTIQVDRNGQVVNVPVPEGFIGKVMKELKAKRLFLDIRLPDSLPYVIDTAQAGMAGAKAGLQHGDRMLRVNGAEATTMKTFVAEMKKYKSQTITLDILRGNDTIQVRPVLDSTGKLTVLPISPLSDTTIHYTFFQAIPAGVSMGIDKINSYILQLRLLFVSKDVKMTESLGGFGSIAQLFPEKWNWLDFWDLTAFLSIILAVMNILPIPALDGGHVLFLIYEIVTGRKPGEKFLEYAQVVGMVILLGLLLLANGLDIWRHWFG; from the coding sequence ATGAGCTTAGATCTTATTTTGATAAAAGGCGGACAGTTAATCCTGTCGCTCTCTATACTGGTAGTATTGCATGAGTTAGGGCATTTTATCCCGGCCAAACTCTTCAAAACAAGGGTAGAAAAATTTTACCTCTTCTTTGATCCATGGTTTTCACTCTTTAAAATAAAGAAGGGAGAAACGGAATATGGTATTGGCTGGCTTCCGTTGGGCGGATATGTAAAAATATCCGGTATGATCGACGAAAGCATGGATAAGGAACAAATGGCCAAACCTCCGCAGCCATGGGAATTCAGGGCCAAACCAGCATGGCAGCGCCTTATCATCATGATCGGTGGCGTTACCGTCAATATTCTGCTGGCATTCTTTATCTACTTCATGATCCTCTGGATACATGGTTACAGATATCTTCCTACCAAAAACCTGACTTATGGTATTGAGGTAGATTCCCTGGGTAAAAGCATGGGGCTGCAGGATGGTGATAAAATCCTGTCGCTCGACAATAAAGAAGTAAAGGAATTTGCGAAGATTCCTGGCTATATGATCCTGCATTCGACCAAAACCATTCAGGTAGACAGAAACGGACAGGTAGTGAATGTCCCTGTTCCGGAAGGTTTTATCGGTAAGGTGATGAAGGAACTGAAAGCTAAACGCCTGTTCCTTGATATAAGACTGCCAGACTCGCTGCCGTATGTGATAGACACCGCGCAGGCAGGTATGGCAGGAGCTAAGGCCGGGCTGCAGCATGGAGATAGGATGTTGCGTGTAAATGGTGCAGAAGCCACTACAATGAAGACTTTCGTTGCAGAGATGAAGAAGTATAAGTCGCAGACCATTACTTTGGATATTTTGCGTGGAAATGATACCATACAGGTACGTCCGGTGCTGGATTCAACCGGTAAGCTGACTGTGTTGCCTATATCCCCACTGTCGGATACTACCATTCATTATACTTTCTTCCAGGCTATTCCTGCTGGTGTGAGCATGGGTATTGATAAGATCAACTCCTATATTCTCCAGTTAAGATTGCTGTTTGTGTCGAAAGATGTGAAGATGACAGAATCGCTGGGTGGATTTGGCAGTATTGCGCAATTATTCCCTGAGAAATGGAACTGGCTGGACTTCTGGGATCTGACAGCTTTCCTGTCCATTATTCTGGCGGTGATGAACATTCTGCCTATTCCTGCATTGGATGGTGGCCACGTATTGTTCCTGATCTATGAAATTGTGACCGGCCGTAAGCCAGGCGAGAAGTTCCTGGAATATGCGCAGGTAGTGGGCATGGTTATATTGCTGGGGCTGTTATTGCTGGCAAATGGGCTGGATATCTGGCGTCATTGGTTTGGTTGA
- a CDS encoding DUF2004 domain-containing protein encodes MDGFELPYFGCMDSAEMRDYYIKATIAGRELEMDLHLENGILNSDEQQTLKHFLENLELQLIKNKAFIDEFYDEHDAENEVKFYIDFHKGEFFEELAAAINLDPEAADLDQQMIARLQLKRIGLTPKSNDHFAIFDYTIHKELTDYLLVIFTDAAGNINHITTES; translated from the coding sequence ATGGACGGATTTGAACTTCCTTACTTTGGATGTATGGATAGCGCTGAAATGCGGGATTATTATATTAAAGCTACCATAGCTGGCAGAGAACTGGAAATGGATCTGCATCTGGAAAATGGAATACTGAATTCAGATGAGCAGCAAACCCTCAAACATTTTCTGGAAAACCTGGAGTTACAGCTCATAAAAAACAAAGCATTTATTGACGAGTTTTATGATGAGCATGATGCTGAAAATGAGGTGAAATTTTATATAGATTTTCACAAAGGAGAATTCTTTGAAGAGCTGGCGGCGGCAATTAACCTGGATCCTGAAGCGGCAGACCTTGATCAGCAGATGATTGCACGATTGCAATTGAAGCGCATTGGTTTAACGCCCAAAAGTAACGACCATTTTGCGATCTTTGATTATACCATTCATAAAGAACTGACCGATTATCTGTTGGTTATTTTTACTGACGCTGCGGGAAATATTAATCATATTACAACGGAGAGCTGA
- a CDS encoding SDR family oxidoreductase yields the protein MDLSTIQVLITGGSEGIGLGLASRFLQAGSRVLITGRNVDKLKAAAEKYPGLEIFVNDIGSSEQREVLAKYVQEVMPGINLLVNNAGIQRRIALASDNAPWNERQQEIDILLAAPIHLNHLLIPLLIANGKASTIVNVTSGGAYVPQVFAPVYSACKAALHSYTMVLRHSLKETGCRVVELIPPAVQTSLAGAGQNHGAPLDEFCDTVFEKLINTDAGEIGYGPTDGLKVSLSGKSQEEMFEASAGRFPVAGYEQK from the coding sequence ATGGATTTAAGTACTATTCAGGTATTAATTACGGGTGGTAGTGAAGGGATTGGACTCGGATTAGCATCCAGATTTTTACAGGCAGGAAGCCGTGTCCTGATTACAGGTCGTAATGTAGACAAGCTGAAGGCTGCTGCGGAAAAATATCCGGGGCTTGAAATTTTTGTAAATGATATCGGTAGCAGCGAACAGCGGGAAGTGCTGGCAAAGTATGTACAGGAAGTAATGCCTGGCATTAATCTGCTGGTCAATAATGCTGGTATCCAGCGACGTATAGCTTTAGCGAGTGATAATGCTCCCTGGAATGAGAGACAACAGGAAATTGATATTTTATTAGCTGCTCCCATACACCTGAACCATCTGCTCATTCCACTATTAATAGCTAACGGCAAGGCATCTACGATTGTCAATGTAACTTCTGGCGGAGCATATGTTCCACAAGTATTTGCACCGGTTTATAGCGCCTGTAAAGCGGCGTTACACAGCTATACCATGGTACTGCGCCATTCACTTAAAGAAACAGGTTGCCGTGTGGTAGAGCTGATACCTCCGGCAGTACAGACGTCCCTGGCAGGCGCCGGCCAAAACCATGGTGCACCGCTGGATGAATTTTGTGATACTGTATTTGAAAAACTGATCAATACAGATGCAGGCGAAATCGGTTATGGCCCTACCGACGGACTTAAAGTTTCGTTGTCTGGTAAGTCGCAGGAAGAGATGTTTGAAGCAAGTGCCGGAAGGTTCCCTGTGGCGGGTTATGAGCAAAAATAA